In Candidatus Bathyarchaeia archaeon, the following are encoded in one genomic region:
- a CDS encoding radical SAM protein has translation MWRILRSDAVAVLNDKLAKKSLGRYFAVMQNEKPAKFLIAKKLPAEFSERDSLEELWQKHAMLTQEFYGLEKEIDSGQRNLKEMRVPRESYLDLKIEIAKRMLSRCHFCTRRCGVNRLAGELGFCGCGNEITVSSIFEHVGEEPELVPSGTIFTMGCSMRCKHCQNWTISQWIERGEIYHPEELAREVENLRASGCRNANLVGGEPTPWLEQWLETFKHVNVNIPVVWNSNSYYSPETAQLLAGFTDVYLLDFKYGPSDCAVKISDAPHYWEVCIRNHLDAKKYGELIIRVLVLPGHLECCTKPVLNWIAENLSVETRVNVMFQYRPEWRAYEIPELRRRLTRDEMERALKLAKEAKLTNIIT, from the coding sequence ATGTGGAGGATTCTTCGTTCAGACGCTGTTGCTGTGCTAAACGATAAATTAGCGAAGAAGAGTTTAGGTAGGTACTTCGCTGTCATGCAAAATGAGAAGCCAGCGAAATTCCTTATTGCCAAAAAACTGCCAGCGGAATTCAGCGAAAGGGATTCTTTAGAGGAGCTTTGGCAGAAACATGCAATGCTCACGCAAGAGTTCTATGGACTGGAAAAAGAAATTGATAGTGGTCAGAGAAACTTAAAAGAAATGCGTGTTCCAAGAGAGTCTTATTTGGATTTGAAAATTGAAATTGCAAAGCGTATGCTTTCGCGTTGTCATTTTTGTACTCGTAGATGTGGGGTCAACAGGCTTGCGGGTGAACTGGGGTTTTGCGGGTGTGGCAATGAAATAACAGTTTCAAGTATTTTTGAACACGTTGGTGAAGAGCCGGAGCTTGTGCCTTCTGGAACAATTTTCACTATGGGCTGTAGTATGCGTTGCAAACATTGCCAAAATTGGACAATTTCGCAGTGGATTGAGAGAGGCGAAATTTATCACCCTGAAGAATTGGCTAGGGAAGTTGAAAACTTACGTGCAAGTGGCTGCAGAAATGCAAATCTTGTGGGCGGTGAACCAACACCTTGGTTGGAGCAGTGGCTTGAAACATTTAAACATGTGAACGTTAACATTCCAGTTGTGTGGAATTCTAACAGTTATTATAGTCCAGAAACAGCTCAGCTGTTAGCTGGATTTACTGATGTTTACTTATTAGATTTCAAATATGGACCAAGCGATTGTGCCGTCAAAATTTCTGACGCTCCACACTATTGGGAAGTGTGCATACGCAACCATCTAGACGCCAAAAAATATGGAGAACTGATAATTCGCGTGCTTGTTTTACCGGGTCATTTGGAATGTTGCACGAAGCCAGTGTTGAATTGGATTGCCGAGAATTTAAGCGTAGAAACAAGAGTAAACGTGATGTTTCAGTACAGACCAGAATGGCGAGCTTACGAAATTCCTGAACTACGCAGAAGATTAACTAGAGATGAGATGGAAAGAGCTCTGAAACTGGCTAAAGAAGCAAAACTAACAAATATCATAACGTAG
- a CDS encoding DNA alkylation repair protein — MKIKDLYLEIVSELTKRADAERAKLDKYYHKTAGHKSYGIKTAELEELIKKHRNTFKQLSLQEKLGLSRMFFESGYSEQSTFGIVVLAQGAKEMKPSDFGFLDEIANYLNNWGTTDGFSLYVMQPLLVAYPKETLNLLEKWNKSDNLWKRRASVVIFTRKIGMSGKFTDKALALCGNLIWDKEDMVRKGVGWTLKDCMRGDREKVLSYVKSLRQKGVSAVITLYAIRDLKGKERKGILDIKP, encoded by the coding sequence GTGAAAATAAAGGATTTGTATTTGGAAATTGTCAGCGAACTTACAAAAAGAGCTGATGCTGAAAGAGCCAAACTGGACAAATATTATCACAAAACAGCGGGGCACAAGTCTTACGGAATCAAAACCGCAGAACTCGAAGAACTTATCAAAAAACACCGCAACACCTTCAAACAACTAAGTTTACAAGAAAAACTTGGCTTGTCAAGGATGTTTTTTGAATCTGGCTATTCCGAACAATCAACTTTTGGAATTGTAGTTTTGGCGCAAGGCGCAAAAGAAATGAAACCGTCAGATTTCGGTTTTCTGGATGAAATTGCTAACTATCTCAACAATTGGGGAACCACAGACGGATTCAGCCTTTATGTTATGCAGCCTTTGCTAGTGGCATATCCAAAGGAAACCCTTAATCTCTTAGAAAAATGGAACAAATCAGACAATTTGTGGAAACGGAGAGCAAGCGTTGTTATTTTCACAAGAAAAATTGGGATGAGCGGAAAATTTACAGATAAAGCGCTAGCGTTATGCGGCAATCTAATTTGGGATAAAGAGGACATGGTGCGAAAAGGCGTTGGCTGGACACTCAAAGATTGCATGCGCGGCGACAGAGAAAAAGTTCTCAGCTACGTGAAGTCACTGAGACAGAAAGGCGTTTCTGCAGTAATCACGCTTTATGCAATTCGAGACTTAAAAGGCAAAGAACGAAAGGGAATTTTAGACATAAAACCATAA
- a CDS encoding nicotinamide mononucleotide deamidase-related protein, with product MNREMEIICVGNELLIGKTLNTNAHWMAKRATSLGVSVKRITVVGDDVSEIANAIREALQRKPRFIITTGGLGPTFDDKTLEGIAKALNNKLEVSEKALKMVKEKYEAYAKAEKIEQVELTPHRVKMAKLPKGAEPLPNPVGTAPGVMIQIDETFLAALPGVPSEMEAIFDESIVPLLKKAAEGVVFFETSIYADKIMESTLAPLIDQTMRDNPHVYIKSHPRGEEEKPHIEIHFSTTAKESKTAKDRLGKAIIQLSELIEKKGGKVKLKRT from the coding sequence ATGAATAGGGAGATGGAAATAATCTGTGTTGGCAACGAATTGTTAATCGGTAAAACTTTGAACACAAACGCACATTGGATGGCTAAACGCGCCACTTCTCTGGGTGTTTCGGTGAAACGTATAACCGTTGTAGGCGATGATGTTAGCGAAATTGCAAACGCCATCCGAGAAGCTCTGCAACGAAAACCAAGATTCATAATAACAACTGGCGGATTGGGTCCAACTTTTGACGACAAAACTTTGGAAGGAATCGCCAAAGCCTTAAACAACAAATTGGAAGTCAGCGAGAAAGCTTTGAAAATGGTTAAGGAAAAATATGAAGCTTACGCAAAAGCAGAAAAAATAGAGCAAGTTGAGTTAACACCACATAGGGTCAAAATGGCGAAACTTCCCAAAGGCGCTGAACCATTACCCAATCCAGTTGGCACTGCTCCGGGCGTGATGATTCAAATTGATGAAACTTTTCTAGCGGCATTGCCTGGTGTTCCCTCCGAAATGGAAGCTATTTTTGACGAGTCAATTGTGCCTTTGCTCAAGAAAGCAGCAGAAGGCGTGGTGTTTTTTGAAACCAGCATATACGCAGACAAAATTATGGAGTCAACGTTAGCGCCTTTAATTGACCAAACAATGCGTGATAATCCACACGTTTATATAAAATCTCATCCCAGAGGCGAGGAAGAAAAGCCTCACATAGAAATTCATTTCTCGACAACCGCGAAAGAATCAAAAACTGCCAAAGACCGTTTGGGAAAGGCAATTATTCAACTGTCAGAATTGATTGAAAAGAAAGGTGGAAAAGTTAAGCTAAAAAGAACGTAG
- a CDS encoding CBS domain-containing protein produces the protein MAITGTTLKKLRVEAGLTQKKLAELVGVSQAHIAKIEQGKVDPRLSTINKILQVLTVTKQSKCRDIMTKGVLFAKPSDTILRVSEVMMRHAISQLPVMSGGRVVGTVTEEVIIRNLRSNLAEEKVKNVMGGPLPTVQEETSIDVVRRILEKHQGVLVARGKEIVGIVTRSDLLKTIG, from the coding sequence TTGGCTATAACGGGAACTACGCTTAAAAAATTAAGGGTGGAGGCTGGTTTAACACAGAAGAAATTGGCAGAGCTTGTTGGCGTTTCACAGGCGCATATTGCTAAGATTGAGCAGGGGAAGGTTGACCCTAGGCTTTCGACGATTAACAAGATTTTGCAGGTTTTGACTGTGACGAAGCAGAGTAAGTGTAGGGACATAATGACTAAGGGTGTGCTTTTTGCGAAGCCGAGTGATACTATTTTGCGGGTGAGTGAAGTTATGATGCGTCATGCTATTTCGCAGTTGCCTGTTATGAGTGGAGGCAGGGTTGTTGGGACGGTGACTGAGGAGGTTATTATTCGGAATTTGCGTTCGAATTTGGCGGAAGAGAAGGTTAAGAATGTTATGGGTGGTCCTTTGCCGACGGTTCAGGAAGAAACGAGTATTGATGTTGTTCGGCGGATTTTGGAGAAGCATCAGGGTGTTTTGGTGGCGAGGGGGAAAGAGATTGTTGGTATTGTGACGCGTTCTGATTTGCTTAAGACGATAGGTTGA
- a CDS encoding MFS transporter — translation MQTNSLKILALTVGIFFFTNNLSTSFLPVYYMETGLSVTEITQLLLSTFIVIGLLPITLLKLVKNFEKIIAFGILSTALFFATLIYIKNPIILGLTYGLGIATFWPSFNLLQFRLSETQIRARTVSLFSSIIPSIASIIGPAVGGFVASTFGFPTLFAISILLYITAFLFSRRIKFQSETHKFTIPKNRTFKIFFISFILLGLSEAYWLTYPLFLNKISGGTFQMGLVLAASAVLICTVTFLVNWLSDIKRTRVNFAIVGAVLNAAWYFSISFASTPQEIVALSLLSGFASAFSLSWFAHYGDSFSKEYHASILVMLEAGLMIGRILNLAPTNIFISTANYTNYFTLLGLVWLLLIPIYLIAKRTKTSAT, via the coding sequence GTGCAAACTAACTCGCTGAAGATACTAGCACTCACTGTCGGCATCTTCTTTTTCACAAATAACCTCTCAACAAGTTTTCTACCAGTCTATTACATGGAAACAGGCTTAAGCGTAACCGAAATTACCCAACTTTTACTCTCAACCTTCATAGTGATAGGACTGCTCCCAATAACACTGCTCAAACTTGTGAAAAACTTTGAAAAAATAATAGCCTTCGGAATACTCTCCACCGCACTCTTTTTCGCAACTCTAATCTACATAAAAAACCCCATAATTCTAGGATTAACCTACGGACTAGGCATAGCCACCTTCTGGCCAAGCTTTAACCTTTTGCAATTCCGCTTAAGCGAAACACAAATTCGCGCCAGAACCGTAAGTCTATTCTCCTCAATAATACCCTCCATTGCAAGCATCATCGGCCCAGCAGTTGGTGGTTTTGTCGCCTCAACTTTTGGTTTTCCAACACTCTTTGCAATCTCAATCCTCCTATACATTACTGCTTTCCTCTTCTCAAGACGCATAAAATTTCAATCAGAAACTCACAAATTCACAATTCCTAAAAACAGAACATTCAAAATATTCTTCATCTCCTTCATTCTTCTAGGCTTATCCGAAGCATATTGGCTCACTTACCCATTATTCCTTAACAAAATTTCCGGAGGAACTTTTCAGATGGGACTAGTTCTAGCCGCAAGCGCCGTGTTAATCTGCACAGTAACCTTTCTTGTTAATTGGCTTTCAGACATCAAAAGAACACGCGTAAATTTCGCTATTGTCGGCGCAGTTCTAAACGCAGCATGGTATTTCAGTATATCTTTCGCATCTACACCGCAAGAAATTGTTGCTTTATCGCTTCTCTCAGGATTTGCAAGCGCCTTCTCCCTTTCATGGTTCGCCCATTACGGAGACTCCTTCAGCAAAGAATACCATGCAAGCATACTGGTCATGCTGGAAGCAGGATTAATGATTGGCAGAATCTTAAACCTCGCACCAACCAACATTTTCATATCAACTGCAAACTACACAAACTATTTCACACTCTTAGGTTTAGTGTGGCTTCTCCTAATCCCCATATACTTGATTGCCAAAAGAACGAAGACAAGCGCCACCTAG
- a CDS encoding ATP/GTP-binding protein yields MFIVFIIGTAGSGKSLLTAAFSEWLKMSKQDIAVVNLDPGVLSLPYSPDVDVRDFVDVGDLMEKYGLGPNGALILAADLIADEVENISREIEDLNSDIVLVDTPGQMELFAFRASGPYIASELTKAPKAIVYLFDAVFSVNPLNYVSNVFLSTAVYSRFLLPQVHILSKCDLLPKGEVDKIVDWSANPNVLETAIEQKLEGTRRLLSRNMMRAIYQLGLRYLLIPVSAKTNDGMVNFNAALERILAEGDKYTY; encoded by the coding sequence ATGTTTATAGTCTTTATCATTGGGACTGCAGGGTCTGGCAAGTCTCTGTTGACAGCAGCATTTAGTGAATGGTTGAAAATGTCAAAGCAGGATATTGCTGTGGTTAATCTGGACCCTGGAGTTTTGTCGCTTCCATATTCTCCTGATGTGGATGTTCGGGATTTTGTAGATGTTGGAGATTTAATGGAGAAGTATGGTTTAGGTCCTAATGGCGCGTTGATACTTGCTGCTGATTTAATTGCAGACGAGGTTGAGAATATTTCGAGGGAAATTGAAGATTTAAACTCTGATATTGTTTTGGTAGATACGCCTGGACAGATGGAGCTGTTTGCTTTTAGGGCAAGTGGGCCATACATTGCCAGTGAGCTTACAAAGGCGCCTAAGGCTATCGTTTATTTGTTTGATGCTGTTTTTTCTGTTAACCCGTTAAATTATGTTTCAAATGTCTTTCTATCAACGGCGGTTTATAGTCGTTTTCTTCTTCCTCAAGTGCATATCTTATCAAAATGTGATTTACTGCCTAAAGGAGAAGTTGACAAGATTGTGGATTGGTCAGCTAATCCGAATGTCTTAGAAACGGCAATCGAGCAGAAACTTGAGGGAACAAGGCGTTTATTGAGTAGAAATATGATGCGGGCGATTTATCAGCTTGGTTTGAGATACTTGTTAATTCCAGTTTCTGCGAAAACGAATGATGGAATGGTAAACTTTAACGCGGCATTAGAACGTATACTGGCTGAAGGAGACAAATACACTTACTAA
- a CDS encoding DUF4443 domain-containing protein, translating into MFKQVLEKLSSEKAPGPSPTFSALHLLHAIELISEKTIGRGKLAEKLNVGEGTMRTIIERLKNADLIATSKIGCSLTSKGMKLWKEYADIVKKVEIEKNELTLADYNFAILVKNHGNKVKSGMEQRDAAVRIGAKGAITILFNKGCLIIPSASENVAKDFPKAANQIFKLLKPEENDVIIIGSADNLADAEYGTLAAMWTLISDC; encoded by the coding sequence ATGTTTAAGCAAGTTTTAGAAAAACTATCAAGTGAAAAAGCGCCGGGTCCATCACCAACTTTCTCCGCATTGCATCTTCTCCACGCAATAGAGCTCATCTCTGAAAAAACAATTGGTCGCGGAAAACTAGCCGAGAAACTCAATGTAGGAGAAGGCACCATGCGCACTATAATAGAACGCTTAAAAAACGCTGATTTAATTGCCACATCTAAGATTGGATGCAGTTTAACGAGCAAAGGCATGAAACTTTGGAAAGAATATGCGGACATAGTCAAAAAAGTTGAAATTGAAAAAAATGAGTTGACCCTTGCAGATTATAATTTCGCGATTCTGGTAAAAAACCATGGAAACAAGGTTAAGTCAGGAATGGAACAACGTGATGCTGCTGTTAGAATTGGCGCAAAAGGAGCCATAACAATATTGTTCAATAAAGGATGCTTAATAATTCCATCCGCAAGCGAGAATGTAGCCAAGGATTTTCCAAAAGCGGCAAACCAAATTTTTAAACTTCTGAAACCAGAAGAAAATGATGTGATAATAATTGGAAGCGCTGATAATTTAGCAGATGCTGAGTATGGAACGTTAGCCGCTATGTGGACGCTAATTAGTGACTGCTAA
- a CDS encoding methionine adenosyltransferase, translated as MRNIIVEDLKQTPLEKQRIEIVERKGLGHPDYICDAVMDSISIRLSKEYLEKAGTILHHNVDKSLLVAGESEPKFGGGTVKQPMLFVFGDRATSEIGEVKIDINQIAIQTAKEWFKNNMRFIDPEKHVKYQVELKPGSIGLTDIFKRKGKVLGANDTSAAVGYAPMTKTEKIVKKTEQFLNSKEFKQRFPESGEDIKVMGFRNNNHLKLTIAMAFVDQFINSEEDYFEKKTKILEETRKFVTANTDFDDITIELNTLDIQGRGLSGLYLTVLGTSADSGDSGQVGRGNRVNGLISLNRPFCSEAAAGKNPVSHVGKIYNVLTYKIAQHVYEEVPEVEEVYIWLLSKIGSPIDQPAVAAAQVIMKGNNNLDKVRHEINDVLDCELEDIDKFCYELAQGKIQTY; from the coding sequence ATGCGAAACATAATCGTCGAAGACCTTAAACAAACACCCCTCGAAAAACAACGCATAGAAATAGTCGAAAGAAAAGGATTAGGACACCCGGACTACATATGCGACGCAGTAATGGACAGCATCTCAATACGCCTAAGCAAAGAATACCTAGAAAAAGCCGGAACAATACTACACCACAACGTTGACAAATCACTCCTAGTCGCTGGAGAATCCGAACCAAAATTTGGAGGAGGCACAGTAAAACAACCAATGCTCTTCGTGTTCGGCGACAGAGCAACATCAGAAATCGGAGAAGTCAAAATAGACATCAACCAAATAGCCATACAAACAGCAAAAGAATGGTTCAAAAACAACATGCGCTTCATAGACCCAGAAAAACACGTAAAATACCAAGTAGAACTAAAACCAGGCTCAATAGGCTTAACAGACATCTTCAAGCGCAAAGGTAAAGTCCTAGGCGCAAACGACACATCCGCAGCAGTAGGCTACGCACCAATGACAAAAACAGAAAAAATAGTCAAAAAAACCGAACAATTCCTAAACTCAAAAGAATTCAAACAACGCTTCCCAGAATCCGGCGAAGACATAAAAGTAATGGGCTTCAGAAACAACAACCACCTAAAACTAACAATCGCCATGGCATTCGTCGACCAATTCATAAACAGCGAAGAAGACTACTTCGAAAAGAAAACAAAAATCCTCGAAGAAACACGCAAATTTGTAACAGCAAACACAGACTTTGACGACATCACAATCGAACTGAACACCCTAGACATACAAGGAAGAGGATTAAGCGGCTTATACCTAACAGTCCTAGGCACAAGCGCAGACAGCGGAGACTCCGGACAAGTCGGCAGAGGAAACCGCGTAAACGGCTTAATATCCCTAAACAGACCATTCTGCTCCGAAGCCGCAGCAGGCAAAAACCCAGTAAGCCACGTAGGAAAAATCTACAACGTTCTCACATACAAAATCGCACAACACGTTTACGAAGAAGTGCCAGAAGTTGAAGAAGTCTACATTTGGCTTCTAAGCAAAATCGGAAGCCCCATAGACCAGCCAGCAGTAGCAGCAGCCCAAGTCATCATGAAAGGCAACAACAACCTAGACAAGGTCAGACATGAAATAAACGATGTACTTGACTGCGAACTGGAAGATATAGACAAATTCTGCTATGAACTAGCTCAAGGAAAAATCCAAACCTACTAA
- a CDS encoding MFS transporter — MQVPSMETKPDYATFRHYLFFWSGQLVSLLGSSIAQFIIIWWITVTTQSALYLSLAYFLGLAPIVILAPFTGVFADRWNRKMLIATVDLLQAVATVVLIVFFWHGSISIWIVLLLLCLRGVFQAFHAPTVSAITPSMVPQDKLSRMNGLNYLFSGAVYLVGPILAAILLQAWQIYQILWVDVATFLVAIVPLLTINIPAVKKKSENRSFKADLAEGFSFIKHARGFMPLIVLATALNFLFTPFSTLLSYFVVFDHFGGATELALVTASLQAGILAGGLFMSVKKEIKNKMAVCMASIFVAFVGYALAALTPTGMFWFMALSVLILTLCLPVANVLIQTITQTVVPLNMQGRVNAVTMALATAAQPAGMIISGAIVQFVRASYLFIGCSLSGMLILIFSWFFTDVKHIEETKSIELGTS; from the coding sequence ATGCAAGTGCCATCTATGGAAACGAAGCCAGACTATGCTACATTTAGGCATTACTTGTTCTTCTGGTCTGGACAACTTGTTTCGTTGCTTGGCTCGTCTATTGCACAATTTATCATAATATGGTGGATAACAGTCACAACACAAAGCGCGTTATATTTGTCGCTTGCGTATTTTCTAGGTTTGGCTCCAATAGTGATTCTTGCTCCGTTTACCGGCGTTTTCGCTGACCGTTGGAACCGCAAAATGCTAATTGCAACAGTGGATTTGTTGCAAGCAGTGGCTACGGTGGTTCTTATAGTGTTTTTCTGGCATGGAAGCATCTCAATCTGGATAGTGCTGCTTCTGCTTTGTCTTCGAGGCGTTTTCCAAGCTTTTCACGCGCCAACTGTCTCAGCAATCACTCCTTCAATGGTTCCTCAAGACAAGCTAAGCCGAATGAACGGGTTAAACTATCTCTTTTCTGGAGCAGTATATCTTGTTGGTCCCATTTTAGCGGCGATTTTGCTTCAAGCATGGCAAATCTATCAGATTTTATGGGTAGATGTCGCAACCTTCTTAGTGGCAATAGTCCCTCTACTGACGATAAATATACCTGCTGTCAAAAAGAAAAGCGAGAACCGCTCTTTCAAAGCAGATCTCGCGGAAGGATTCAGCTTCATCAAACATGCAAGAGGCTTCATGCCTCTTATCGTATTAGCGACCGCCCTAAACTTCCTCTTCACGCCATTCTCTACTTTGCTTTCTTACTTCGTGGTTTTTGACCATTTTGGAGGAGCAACGGAGTTGGCTCTTGTCACTGCTTCGTTGCAAGCGGGAATTCTTGCTGGCGGCTTGTTCATGTCAGTTAAGAAGGAAATCAAAAACAAAATGGCAGTGTGCATGGCTTCGATTTTTGTTGCTTTTGTTGGATATGCACTTGCAGCATTGACTCCTACGGGTATGTTTTGGTTCATGGCTTTAAGCGTATTAATCCTAACTTTGTGCCTTCCAGTGGCTAACGTTCTGATACAAACAATAACGCAGACGGTTGTTCCTTTAAACATGCAAGGCAGAGTAAACGCGGTTACGATGGCGTTAGCCACCGCTGCTCAACCGGCTGGAATGATTATTTCAGGAGCCATAGTGCAGTTTGTTAGAGCATCATACCTGTTTATTGGATGCAGCCTTTCAGGCATGTTGATACTAATATTTTCTTGGTTCTTCACAGACGTTAAACACATAGAAGAAACAAAATCTATAGAATTAGGAACATCATAG
- a CDS encoding class I SAM-dependent methyltransferase, with protein sequence MRKDIIDFIACPLCRSQLIFEGDESNERFVNGHFKCSRGHLFQVKEEIGLLKDAKVSAGEFEWKVNVADEKRYDEIQRQYISYLRDDQKDALKKLMDKLVSCTIASCEESGNTVLDVATGMSRFILPLAEKSSRGVSIIGTDIDEKPLRGAMSKAKRANTYQKISLVVTDAKHLAFKSNVLSTVTSNFGFDNVPEATLAFMEAARVLQPNGKVIFSSLWFKEGSESMKLAETHGFGQMASEARLKRTLDKAGLVLDWIEKVYSGIWPYNPMDLLPLEGEEYSHVVVQAHKPKG encoded by the coding sequence ATGCGCAAAGACATTATAGATTTTATTGCGTGTCCACTTTGTCGGAGTCAGTTAATTTTTGAAGGCGACGAATCGAATGAGCGTTTTGTTAATGGGCATTTCAAGTGTAGCCGTGGGCACTTGTTTCAGGTTAAGGAAGAAATTGGATTGTTAAAGGATGCGAAGGTTTCGGCTGGCGAGTTTGAGTGGAAGGTTAATGTGGCAGATGAGAAAAGATATGATGAGATACAGAGGCAGTACATTTCATATTTGAGAGATGACCAGAAAGACGCGTTGAAAAAGCTCATGGACAAACTAGTAAGTTGCACAATTGCTTCTTGTGAAGAATCTGGTAATACGGTTTTGGATGTTGCAACTGGAATGAGCAGATTTATTCTACCGTTAGCTGAAAAAAGTTCCAGAGGCGTCTCTATTATTGGGACGGATATAGATGAGAAACCTTTACGCGGTGCTATGAGTAAAGCAAAAAGAGCGAATACTTATCAGAAAATTTCTTTGGTTGTCACTGACGCTAAACATTTAGCTTTCAAGAGCAACGTCTTATCGACAGTAACGTCAAATTTTGGTTTTGACAATGTTCCTGAAGCAACTTTAGCGTTTATGGAAGCTGCGCGTGTTTTGCAACCTAATGGTAAAGTAATCTTTTCTTCTTTGTGGTTTAAGGAAGGTTCAGAAAGCATGAAATTGGCTGAGACGCATGGTTTTGGGCAAATGGCAAGTGAAGCGAGGCTTAAGAGGACATTGGATAAAGCGGGACTTGTTCTTGACTGGATTGAGAAAGTATATTCTGGAATTTGGCCATATAATCCTATGGATTTGTTGCCTTTGGAAGGCGAAGAATATTCGCATGTGGTAGTGCAAGCGCATAAGCCGAAAGGCTAG
- a CDS encoding Ig-like domain-containing protein, with protein MKKTKVMLALAILFIFLHLLPSCLSENYAQTYQLLNHPNGSTYYRLNVVIPQSLYDYYTEKSHSVSSISDFAKFVTPYALEPIAESLWQIYKDDEDFANGVLMIVHQIPYEVTAPARYPVETMVKNKGDCDLFSFIAASIIEAGGIDAVLLYYEDQEHMNIGVRLSHEPYDARGQAYSITYGGAEYYVAECTGDDWQIGWRVGECPEELRQALKTVKIISLGTTEQWAPGQVSASYATLASSSISLTVSATYIIQGNTISLVGQLFPNLQDKTVIIYIKENSSPWAVLGTVVTDSSGRFSYSWVAETAGMYYVRASWSGDDVYAGADSPTLTITVLSMFFILLIVVTVILICVGVVVFVFSRKAQSQVLEPQPPQAPT; from the coding sequence ATGAAAAAAACAAAAGTAATGCTAGCTCTGGCAATATTATTCATTTTTTTGCATTTGCTTCCTTCTTGCTTGTCAGAAAATTATGCTCAAACTTACCAGCTTTTGAACCATCCAAACGGTTCAACATATTATAGGCTTAACGTCGTAATTCCTCAATCGCTTTATGATTATTATACTGAAAAAAGCCATAGCGTAAGCTCAATTAGTGACTTTGCTAAATTCGTTACGCCTTATGCTTTGGAACCTATCGCGGAGAGCCTCTGGCAAATTTACAAGGATGATGAAGACTTTGCAAATGGAGTGTTAATGATTGTTCATCAGATACCCTATGAAGTAACTGCTCCAGCGCGCTATCCGGTGGAAACAATGGTGAAGAACAAAGGTGACTGTGACCTTTTTTCTTTTATCGCTGCCTCAATCATTGAAGCTGGTGGAATCGATGCAGTTCTTCTCTACTATGAAGACCAAGAGCACATGAACATCGGCGTTAGGCTGTCTCATGAACCTTATGATGCGAGAGGACAAGCATACAGTATAACATATGGCGGCGCAGAATATTACGTAGCTGAGTGCACAGGTGATGACTGGCAAATTGGATGGAGAGTCGGCGAGTGTCCCGAAGAATTGAGACAAGCGTTAAAGACTGTGAAGATAATTTCTCTTGGGACTACTGAACAGTGGGCTCCTGGACAAGTTTCTGCAAGCTATGCAACTTTGGCGTCTTCCTCTATTTCGTTAACTGTTTCAGCAACCTATATTATCCAAGGAAACACAATTTCTCTTGTAGGGCAACTCTTTCCAAATCTGCAAGACAAGACGGTGATTATTTACATTAAAGAAAACAGTTCTCCCTGGGCGGTTTTAGGCACGGTTGTAACAGATTCTAGTGGACGTTTCTCATATTCTTGGGTTGCTGAAACTGCTGGTATGTATTATGTGCGTGCAAGCTGGTCTGGAGACGATGTTTACGCTGGAGCTGACAGTCCAACCTTAACCATTACAGTTCTATCCATGTTCTTTATTTTGTTAATAGTTGTCACCGTAATCCTAATCTGTGTTGGCGTGGTTGTTTTCGTCTTCTCCAGAAAGGCACAGTCACAAGTGTTGGAACCACAGCCACCACAAGCTCCCACTTGA